One Spirochaetota bacterium DNA window includes the following coding sequences:
- a CDS encoding Cache 3/Cache 2 fusion domain-containing protein: protein MAIGFRSKLTLYMCAASAVGILAAGIASLFLFTAFVSEMNTRLIGESIDSVRSVVVMAINGQKRNLALANKYVEKKISADRRATMTFASENQITHEKGKHILPVMRVDGVVVSGNNELIDRITDYIGGTVTIFQFIPEGMIRVSTSVRKADGSRAIGTYIPTNSPVYQAVAAGKEYYGRAFVVTGWFLTGYKPVHDASGAVVGCLYVGTKEEDVGDLREFILSKKVGKTGYVQIFDSSQRQVVHPMKELEGTIRNTPQHKEMASKKEGTLTALQASAANNNKGKMKIYRYTYIPETDWIVCADVLAEELSAPLSKLRFNLIIIFLVVLSAVLILSFFIAISLTSPLKHLAGALGEIAAGDHDLTRRLPVAARDVVGTLASAFNRFADHFSDMVVTVKKNVVVSRKESEAVSTEMVTGATTVNEMALATKDVEKNIEEQFSLVSGAASNNDALIGAVGEIVSAVNGILSKTAALSTMITEQASSIEEIAAAAEEMSKTTESIGTVSAKADESSKKLFTVAQESRTLMEGTVTKMNEVLSAIGGISDFVTVIGGIASQTNLLAMNAAIEAAHAGEQGKGFAVVADEVRKLSETSNRQAEEAKRSLKRIADSVKGTAADLSRTAETFTMLASETSTVSTIISEVKHATDEESAGIAEMVTAITQVSGMTARVKENYTQIDESLAVIKSRLSTLENASADNDTSIQRLTQISTAITEKMREMAQNAEDLNKAIQSLLERTVQTTRSVTAVEEIIDTYRVDGSVALPSPEIILDVPKAAAGAGMVVKGAAIASMPEFIKNEFGEDAFTQWLAALPAGARAVFENPIPHKNWYPLTSMYLEPSIVLSKLFYNGEISFAWKVGRLSADIGLKGIFKTFLRFGSVHFILKMGSIILPSYYRPSAMEVEQRGETEGLIRITAFAEINEMIEQRIAGWMERALEIYGCKTTSVTILNSMAKGAAHTEFLAKWTMG from the coding sequence GTGGCAATCGGTTTTCGCAGTAAATTAACTTTGTATATGTGTGCGGCATCCGCGGTCGGGATTCTGGCCGCCGGTATCGCAAGCCTTTTTCTGTTTACTGCGTTCGTTTCCGAGATGAATACGCGGCTCATCGGCGAATCGATCGATTCCGTTCGATCGGTGGTCGTCATGGCGATCAACGGACAAAAACGAAATCTTGCTCTGGCGAACAAGTACGTTGAAAAGAAAATATCCGCCGATCGACGGGCGACGATGACGTTTGCCAGTGAGAATCAAATAACGCATGAGAAAGGAAAACACATACTGCCGGTGATGCGTGTCGATGGCGTTGTAGTTTCGGGAAATAACGAGCTAATCGATCGTATCACCGATTATATCGGCGGTACCGTGACGATTTTTCAATTCATACCCGAGGGGATGATCCGAGTGTCGACCTCGGTGCGAAAAGCCGATGGCAGCCGCGCTATCGGCACGTACATCCCGACCAATTCGCCCGTGTATCAGGCTGTCGCCGCGGGGAAGGAGTACTACGGACGCGCGTTCGTAGTCACCGGATGGTTTCTAACCGGATATAAGCCCGTGCACGACGCCTCCGGAGCGGTAGTCGGATGCCTGTACGTCGGAACGAAAGAAGAAGACGTTGGAGATCTTCGGGAATTTATACTCAGTAAAAAGGTCGGAAAAACTGGTTATGTGCAGATATTCGACTCATCGCAGAGACAGGTCGTTCATCCGATGAAAGAATTGGAAGGCACCATACGCAACACACCCCAGCACAAGGAAATGGCTTCGAAGAAAGAGGGAACGCTGACGGCACTGCAGGCGTCCGCAGCGAACAACAATAAAGGAAAAATGAAAATCTACCGCTACACATACATCCCGGAGACCGATTGGATCGTGTGCGCGGATGTTCTTGCCGAGGAACTGAGCGCCCCGCTCAGCAAACTTCGATTCAATCTCATCATCATATTTCTGGTCGTTCTCTCCGCCGTGTTGATACTCTCTTTTTTCATCGCCATTTCCCTTACATCCCCCCTCAAGCACCTGGCCGGCGCCTTGGGCGAGATAGCTGCCGGGGACCACGACCTTACCCGTCGGCTTCCGGTCGCAGCGCGCGATGTCGTCGGTACGCTCGCTTCCGCGTTCAATCGTTTTGCCGACCATTTCAGCGATATGGTGGTTACCGTTAAGAAGAATGTTGTCGTGTCGCGCAAGGAAAGCGAGGCCGTATCCACCGAGATGGTTACGGGGGCGACGACGGTCAATGAAATGGCCCTTGCGACGAAGGATGTGGAGAAGAACATCGAAGAGCAGTTTTCGCTCGTGTCGGGCGCTGCATCGAACAACGATGCGCTCATCGGTGCTGTCGGGGAGATAGTCTCGGCGGTCAACGGCATACTGTCGAAAACGGCCGCACTGTCGACGATGATAACCGAGCAGGCGTCGAGCATCGAGGAGATAGCCGCAGCTGCCGAGGAGATGTCGAAGACCACCGAGAGCATCGGCACGGTGAGCGCCAAGGCGGATGAATCATCAAAGAAACTCTTTACCGTGGCCCAGGAGAGCAGGACGCTCATGGAAGGCACCGTGACCAAGATGAACGAGGTGCTTTCGGCCATCGGCGGGATCAGCGATTTCGTCACCGTCATCGGCGGTATCGCATCGCAGACGAACCTTCTTGCGATGAACGCGGCCATAGAGGCGGCGCATGCCGGTGAACAGGGCAAGGGCTTCGCCGTCGTCGCCGACGAGGTGAGGAAATTATCGGAAACATCGAACAGGCAGGCTGAGGAAGCGAAGCGCTCGCTCAAGCGCATCGCCGACAGCGTCAAAGGCACCGCGGCCGATCTTTCTCGTACGGCGGAAACGTTCACCATGCTCGCGTCCGAGACGAGCACGGTCTCGACGATAATATCCGAGGTGAAACACGCTACCGATGAGGAGTCTGCAGGCATCGCAGAAATGGTCACGGCCATCACCCAGGTGTCGGGCATGACGGCCCGTGTGAAAGAGAACTATACGCAGATAGATGAATCGCTCGCGGTCATAAAATCGCGGCTTTCGACGCTTGAGAACGCTTCAGCGGATAATGACACATCGATACAGCGCCTCACGCAGATATCCACCGCCATAACTGAGAAGATGCGCGAGATGGCACAGAACGCTGAAGACCTCAACAAAGCGATACAATCGCTGCTGGAACGCACCGTACAGACGACGAGGAGCGTTACCGCCGTCGAGGAGATAATCGATACGTACCGTGTGGATGGGTCCGTCGCGCTGCCGTCGCCGGAGATAATCCTCGATGTCCCAAAAGCAGCGGCGGGGGCCGGGATGGTAGTGAAAGGCGCCGCCATCGCATCGATGCCGGAGTTCATTAAGAACGAATTCGGTGAGGACGCGTTCACACAGTGGCTCGCCGCGCTGCCCGCGGGAGCACGTGCCGTGTTCGAGAACCCCATACCGCACAAGAACTGGTACCCGCTCACGAGCATGTACCTTGAGCCGTCCATTGTGCTGAGCAAACTGTTCTACAACGGAGAGATATCCTTTGCGTGGAAGGTCGGGAGGCTCAGCGCCGACATCGGGCTCAAGGGAATATTCAAGACATTCCTGCGCTTCGGGTCCGTGCATTTCATCCTCAAGATGGGAAGCATCATACTTCCCAGTTATTACCGGCCGTCGGCAATGGAGGTCGAACAGCGCGGAGAGACCGAAGGCCTCATCCGCATCACAGCGTTCGCCGAAATAAACGAGATGATCGAACAGCGTATCGCTGGATGGATGGAGCGTGCGCTTGAGATATACGGGTGCAAAACCACATCGGTAACCATACTCAATTCGATGGCGAAAGGTGCGGCGCACACCGAATTCCTTGCGAAGTGGACGATGGGATGA
- a CDS encoding septum formation initiator family protein: MKRPVLILIAAAGYVLIALYVFVLSEVGIINQSKVRSRIAGMERDIAVMTNENARLVRDIERMSHDASYVKALAKTYGFRETSRERIVVFIDDKIRTNKARAEELTADIRESQPSYFVLIVFAALTILLYIIIRTVARRKRVP, translated from the coding sequence ATGAAGCGGCCTGTCCTTATCCTCATCGCGGCCGCAGGATATGTGCTCATCGCCCTCTATGTGTTCGTACTGAGCGAGGTCGGCATCATCAACCAATCGAAGGTGCGTTCGCGGATAGCAGGCATGGAGCGCGATATCGCCGTCATGACGAACGAGAACGCGCGTCTTGTACGCGATATAGAACGGATGTCGCATGATGCGTCGTACGTGAAGGCGCTCGCGAAGACGTACGGCTTCCGGGAAACGAGCCGCGAGCGCATCGTCGTTTTCATCGATGATAAGATACGGACGAACAAAGCGCGGGCGGAGGAACTCACCGCCGATATCCGGGAAAGTCAGCCGAGCTATTTCGTGTTGATCGTGTTCGCGGCGCTCACGATACTGCTCTATATCATCATCCGCACCGTCGCGAGGCGGAAGCGGGTGCCGTAA